A genomic stretch from Salarias fasciatus chromosome 10, fSalaFa1.1, whole genome shotgun sequence includes:
- the kl gene encoding klotho: protein MGSPRALLTLLLALTSAAATPNAGLKTWRRFRKLPYPGDKAFLYDTFPKGFIWAVGTAAYQVEGAFEKDGKGLSIWDTFTRGGSRMARGDVGSDSYHNVRADIRAIQQLKVSHYRFSLSWARIFPNGTRGSYNEAGTGYYRALLRRLKEAGVQPVVTLYHWDLPDHLQQTLGGWSNPELVGIFRDYADFCFQTFGDDVKFWITIDNPFVVARHGYGTGVVAPGIKSDPDLPFRVGHNLIKAHAATWHLYDRRYRPRQQGKLSMALASHWIKPSRSRPESLRECQCSLDHILGWFARPLFTDGDYPPCMKARLGSRLPSFTPEEREQVRGTADFFALSHGATLSFQLVNDSLKFGQQEDLDLRMLLYWVDKEYDRPPIFVVQSGWYVLGNTKTEDPKHMYYLKRFIAGALKSIVFDGVNVIGYTAWSLIDGFEWHREYGIRRGLYYIDFNTPEMTREPKTSATFYRNVIHKNGFPELPENRPAQGVFPCDFAWGVSANSIQVETTPSQFADPNVYLWNVSSNGELTRLEGFSAPPLRRSANCADYATIQQQVNEILHVGVNHFHFSLNWSALVPAGDVARPNATLLGYYRCFTRQLQRANVTPVVTLWHRTRQRSSLPAPLDANKWLSRGAPEAFADYARLCYRELGAHVKMWITLNEPNDEMVSYQEAHEMLRAHALAWHAYDDEFRRLQGGQVSLALHMDWVEPAFSFSREDVEPAQRVLDFKVGWFAEPIFGSGDYPLGMRSWLRQLNSLELPVFNEEYKLLVKGTYDFFAISHFSTKLVTHAKEDSYTYTALLEVQHMIDTTWILSPRPVVPWGLRKALNWVKEHYGDVPVYVMANGVQEDPARFKDSLRVYYLYNYINEALKAYTLNGVNLKGYFAYALSDKRDPEFGMYGQVHEEVIVKASLSNYRNIIQHNGFPDPGAAPQRCPAAPPSCPGCHVLEKRPVVGFLTLVGSGVLITLGLIIYYATKRHKECY from the exons ATGGGCAGCCCGCGCGCCCTCCTGACCCTGCTCCTCGCGCTCACCTCCGCCGCAGCGACGCCCAACGCGGGTCTGAAGACGTGGAGGCGCTTCAGGAAGCTGCCCTATCCGGGAGACAAGGCTTTCCTGTACGACACTTTCCCCAAGGGCTTCATCTGGGCCGTGGGCACGGCGGCGTACCAGGTGGAGGGCGCGTTCGAGAAGGACGGCAAGGGGCTCTCCATCTGGGACACCTTCACGCGCGGCGGGAGCCGCATGGCCAGGGGggacgtgggcagcgacagctACCACAACGTCCGAGCCGACATTCGCGCCATCCAGCAGCTCAAAGTCAGCCACTACAGGTTCTCCCTGTCCTGGGCCAGGATCTTCCCCAACGGGACCCGCGGGAGCTACAACGAGGCCGGAACCGGCTACTACCGCGCGCTGCTCCGCAGGCTGAAGGAGGCGGGCGTGCAGCCGGTGGTCACGCTCTACCACTGGGACCTGCCCGACCACCTGCAGCAGACCCTGGGCGGCTGGAGCAACCCCGAGCTGGTGGGCATCTTCAGGGACTACGCCGACTTCTGCTTCCAGACCTTCGGGGACGACGTGAAGTTCTGGATCACCATCGATAACCCGTTCGTGGTGGCGCGCCACGGGTACGGCACCGGGGTGGTGGCGCCGGGCATCAAGAGCGACCCCGACCTGCCCTTCAGGGTGGGACACAACCTGATCAAG GCTCACGCAGCCACCTGGCACCTGTACGACCGCCGCTACCGCCCCCGGCAGCAGGGGAAGCTGTCCATGGCTCTGGCCTCGCACTGGATCAAGCCCAGCCGCTCTCGCCCGGAGAGCCTGCGGGAGTGCCAGTGCTCGCTGGACCACATCCTGGGCTGGTTCGCCCGGCCGCTGTTCACGGACGGGGATTACCCGCCGTGCATGAAGGCCAGGCTGGGCTCGCGGCTGCCCTCCTTCACCccggaggagagggagcaggtgAGAGGGACCGCCGACTTCTTCGCCCTGTCCCACGGGGCGACGCTGAGCTTCCAGCTCGTCAACGACAGCCTCAAGTTCGGGCAGCAGGAAGACCTGGATCTGAGGATGCTGCTGTACTGGGTCGACAAAGAATACGACCGGCCCCCCATCTTTGTGGTGCAGAGCGGCTG GTACGTGCTGGGAAACACCAAAACCGAAGATCCTAAACACATGTACTACCTCAAGAGGTTCATCGCAGGAGCGCTAAAGT CAATCGTCTTCGACGGCGTGAACGTGATCGGGTACACCGCCTGGTCGCTGATCGACGGCTTCGAGTGGCACCGGGAGTACGGGATACGGCGAGGACTGTACTACATCGACTTCAACACTCCGGAGATGACGAGGGAGCCGAAGACATCCGCCACGTTTTACCG TAACGTCATCCATAAGAACGGTTTTCCAGAGCTGCCGGAGAACAGACCAGCACAGGGGGTCTTCCCCTGCGATTTTGCTTGGGGGGTGTCGGCCAACTCCATACAG GTGGAGACCACTCCCAGCCAGTTCGCCGACCCCAATGTTTACCTCTGGAACGTCTCCAGCAACGGAGAGCTGACGAGGCTGGAGGGCTTCAGCGCTCCGCCTCTCCGCCGAAGCGCCAACTGCGCCGATTATGCCACCATTCAGCAGCAG GTGAATGAGATCCTGCACGTGGGCGTGAACCACttccacttctccctcaactgGTCGGCTCTGGTGCCCGCCGGCGACGTGGCTCGTCCGAACGCCACCCTGCTGGGCTACTACCGCTGCTTCACCCGCCAGCTGCAGCGCGCCAACGTCACGCCCGTGGTCACCCTGTGGCATCGCACGCGGCAGCGCAGCAGCCTGCCGGCCCCGCTGGACGCCAACAAGTGGCTGAGCAG AGGCGCTCCGGAGGCCTTCGCGGACTACGCCAGGCTCTGCTACAGAGAACTCGGGGCTCACGTGAAGATGTGGATCACGCTGAACGAGCCCAACGACGAGATGGTGAGCTACCAGGAGGCCCACGAGATGCTGCGGGCGCACGCCCTGGCCTGGCACGCCTACGACGACGAGTTCAGGCGCCTGCAGGGAGGACAG GTGTCCCTGGCGCTGCACATGGACTGGGTGGAGCCGGCGTTCTCGTTCAGCCGAGAGGACGTGGAGCCGGCTCAGAGGGTCCTGGACTTCAAGGTGGGCTGGTTTGCCGAGCCCATCTTCGGCAGCGGGGACTATCCTCTGGGGATGAGGAGCTGGCTGCGGCAGCTCAACTCGCTGGA GCTGCCAGTTTTCAACGAGGAGTACAAGCTGCTGGTTAAAGGGACGTACGACTTCTTTGCCATCAGCCACTTCAGCACCAAACTGGTGACCCACGCTAAGGAGGACTC ATACACTTACACAGCCTTACTGGAGGTGCAGCACATGATCGACACCACGTGGATCCTGTCTCCCAGGCCTGTGGTGCCCTGGGGTCTGAGAAAAGCCCTCAACTGG GTGAAGGAGCATTACGGCGACGTGCCCGTCTACGTGATGGCCAACGGGGTGCAGGAGGACCCCGCCCGCTTCAAAGACAGCCTGAGAGTTTACTACCTGTACAACTACATCAACGAAGCACTTAAAG CGTACACCCTGAACGGCGTCAACCTGAAGGGCTACTTCGCCTACGCGCTGAGCGACAAAAGGGACCCGGAGTTCGGCATGTACGGCCAGGTCCACGAGGAGGTCATCGTCAAAGCCTCCCTGTCCAACTACCGCAACATCATCCAGCACAACGGCTTCCCCGACCCGGGCGCCGCGCCGCAGCGCTGccccgccgcgccgccgtccTGCCCCGGCTGCCACGTCCTGGAGAAGAGGCCTGTGGTGGGCTTCCTGACCCTGGTGGGCTCAGGGGTGCTGATCACCCTGGGCCTCATCATTTATTACGCCACCAAAAGACACAAAGAGTGCTACTGA